The DNA region CGCGGTGGCGGCGTCGCCGTGCGTCGCAGGCGTTAGTCTCTGCGCACCGGACCCGACGGTCAGACCCGAGGAGCGACCCGTGCAGATCAACCACGACACCCGGTGCGCGCTCGACGACGTTGTGGACCTGCTGAACACGGCGGCCGACGGGGACCGGCCCGATCTGCTCGTCTCGGTGGCCGACCTCGGTGCGTACGTGGAGCGCAACAGTCTCAGCGACGTCGGGGAGCTGGCCGAGGACGACCTGGGTGCCGTGCGGGCGGTGCGGGAGCGCTTCGCGGAGGTCTTCGCCGCGGGCGACGACCGTACGGCGGCGGGGCTCGTCAACGCGCTGGTGGCGGAGGCGGGCACGACCCCGCAGCTCACCGACCACGACGGGTACGACTGGCACGTGCACTACTTCGCGCCGGGTGCCTCCGTCGCCCACCATCTGGCCGCCGACGGGGGGATGGCCCTCGCGTTCATCATCGTCTCCGGGGAGCGTGACCGGCTGCGCAGGTGTGCGGCGCCGGACTGCCGCCGGGCCTTCGTGGATCTCTCACGCAACCGTTCGCGCCGCTACTGCGACAGCCGTACGTGCGGCAACAGGCTGCACGTGGCGGCCTACCGTGCGCGGCAGCGGGAGTCGGCTGAGGCCGCGCAGGGCTGACCGGTGCCGCCGGGGGGCGCCTGTGACCGTGCGGCCGGGGCGCCTGGCCCGGACCGGCGGCGTGCTGCGGTCAGTTCAGGAAGAGGTCGTGGACGCCGGTGATGGCCAGCAGTACCGCGATGAACGTCAGGAAGAACATCAGCGGCGGCTGGGAAATGGCGTACAAGCAGCCCTTGGGCTCCGGGAGTTGCGCCTCCGGCAGGGCCGGGACGTGGACGGGCTGTGCGGTCGCGGCTGGCGCGGAGGGCGGCTCGGCGAGCTCGGCCGGGGGATTCGGCGTCATGTCCATCTCGCGGTGATGATGACGCAGCCCGCACCCCGGCGACGGTCAACACGCCCACGGCTCGGTGGAGTTCAGGGGGACAGTTGGCGCCGTGGTGAGGAACGTGGTAGATGCGGCCAGGGGGCGCGGCTGCGAATGCTGTGCTGACGGGGAGTCAGAAGTCAGATGCCGTGCTTCTTGAGGATGGCCTCGATGTCGGAGAAGTCGTCGTCGCCGCCGGCGGCGGGCTTCTCCTGTTTCCCAGACGCGGGTTTTCGCCCCGGGCCCGTCTGCTGTGCCGTAGCGGATGCCGGCCCGCGGGAGCCCAGGGCGGGAGCGGTGGCCGTAGCGGAAGCGGACGCACGTGCGGGGGCGGAAGCAGCCGCGCGGGGCTGATCCGCGGCCTTGCGGCGCGATCGTCTGCCGGCGAAGCGCCCGATCACGTACAGCACGAACGCGACCGCCAGGACCGCGAAGCCCGCCCAGACCGTGGGCTTGAGAACGAGGTCCGCGGCCCAGGTGCCGACCGCCCTGACGATCTTTCCGCCGAGGCCCAGCAGGCCCGACATGGCCAGTCCGACCGGCACCAGCGAGAACGCCGCGACGCGGGTGGCGGCGGCGAAGCGCCGCCGGAAGGCCGTCAGGAAGGCGACGGCCAGGCCGGCTGCGGAGAGCGCGGCGCACACGGTCGTGGTCAGCATGTCTGCCATTTTGCTACGTGCGAACCGGGGAGGCCACGGCGGCACCTGGATTCAGGGAGATCTCGGGGTGATCGCCATTCCCTGCGGCTGAGAGACTGTCGGCATGGACGACGCCCCCTCCCCGCTCGTGCTCGACTACTGGTGCGAGCTTCAGTGCCCCGACTGCCACCGCGCTCAGGGCGATCTGGACGCGCTGCGCGAGCGCTACGGGGAGCGGCTTGAGATCCGGCTGCGGCACTTCCCGCTGGAGAAGCACAAGCACGCGTACGCGGCGGCGCAGGCCGCGGAGGAGGCGTACGCGCAGGGCAAGGGCGACGCCTACGCGGCTGCCGTGCTGCGGCGCAACGAGGAACTCGCCGCTCGCGGCGAGGAGTTGCTGCTGGAGGTCGCACGCGAGATGGGCCTGGACGAGGGCGAGTTCGAAGGCGCCCTGATCGACGGGCGTCATCTGCTGATCGTCGACGCGGATCAGGCGGAGGGCAAGGCGATCGGGGTGCGGGGCACTCCGACGTATGTCATCGGCGGGCAGCGGCTGGACGGCGGCAAGAGCCAGGAGGGGCTGCGGGCACGCATCGAGGAGATCGCGGACGGGCTGCTCGGCGAGGGGCGTTCGTAGTTCCGCCACTGCCGGCCCTGGCGAAGCCCCCCGTGGAGCGTCAGAGCAGCGGTTTCCAGAAGTGGTGCTCGGCCACGCGGTAGCCGAGCGACGAATACAGCCTCATCGCGGGCGTGTTGGCGGTGAGGACGTGCAGGCCGAGCGTGCGGGCCCCGGCGGCGAGGGCCTCGCGTTCGGCGACGAGCATCAGGGTGCGTCCATGGCCGCGGCCGCGCTGCGCCTCGTCGACCTCGATCTCGTAGACGTAGGCGTCGGAGTCCTCGCGGGGGCTGCGTTCCAGCTCGACCCAGACGCATCCGGCGTCCGTGCCGTCGTGGACGAGGACGCGCAGCGCCGCGCCGCGCGTCGACGCCCCTTCGGGCAGCAGCGCGTCGAAGGACTCGTCGGCCCTGCGGGCGGCTTCGTCGGCGGACAGGCCGCGGTCCGTCATCGACTGACGGAGCCGTGGCTGCCCGGACTCGCGCCAGGCGGGGAACTCCCCCTCGGTCATGGGACGGTCGGCGCTGCCTGCCGGGAGGCTCGGTTCCTCCTCCAGCTCCTTGACCATGCTGCGGCTGCGCTCCTGGTAGCCGAGGCCCCCGGCCAGGCCCAGCGCTGCCTGCGCCCCGGCAGGGACGCTGATCTCCACGCGCCGGCAGCCCCAGCCGCGCAGCACCTCCTCGGCTGCGAGGGAGGCGACCGCTCCGCGTCCGCGCCGCCGTTCGCTCTCCTCGACGACGAGTCGCGTCACACGGCCGGTCAAGGGACCGTACTGCGGGTCGACCGTGAGCCGCAGCAGGCCGACGGGACGGCTGTTGACGCAGATGTCGTACGAGCGGGAGCGGATGCCGTCGGCGTCGTACTGATCGGGGCCGGTGGGGCGCAGCGTCGTGGTCACGGTGGAGTTCTACCGGCTGCGCCGTGCCACGTCACCCCGCTACGGCTGCCGTGCGCACGCCAGGCCCTCGGTGCGGCCGGGGCCGCCTTGGCCCGCGCTCACCTCGGGTCGGGATCGGCCGCCGAACGCTCCGCGAAGAGCTTCATCGCCTTGAGCGTGACCGGTCCGGGAGCGCCGGGCAGCAGACGGTCGTCGACCCGGTGGACGGCCTGTACGTCGCGCAGGGAGGACGTCAGGAAGATCTCCTCGGCCTGCTCCAGGACGTTCATCGGCAGATCGGTCTCCCGCGCACCGGCCCACTCCGCCACGAGGGCGCGCGTGATGCCGGCGAGGCAGCCCGACTCCAGCGGGGGCGTGTGGAGTTCGCCGTCGAGTACGACGAAGACGTTGGTGCCCGTGCCCTCGCACAGCCTGCCGACGGTGTTGGCGAACAGGGCCTCGCCTGCGCCCTCCCGGTGGGCGCGGGCGAGCGCCATGACGTTCTCGCCGTACGACGTGGTCTTCAGGCCCGCGAGGGCTCCGCGTTCGTTGCGGGTCCACGGGACGGTGATCACGGCCGTGGTGTCGGGCCTGCGGGGCGCCTCGGTGAGCACGACGACGAGGGTGGGGCTGACGTCGCCGCGGTCCGAGCCGAGCGGCGAGGGCCCGCCGGTGTAGGTGATGCGCAGCCGTCCCAGCGGCACCGGTTCCGCCTCTGTGACGGCGGCGCAGGCCCGTCGTACCTCGTCGGGGTCGGGCTCGGGCAGGCCCAGGCCGCGGGCGGACGTGGCGAGGCGTTCGATGTGCCGTGTGAGGGCGAACGGCGTGCCGTCCGTGGTCTTCACCGTCTCGAACACCCCGTCTCCGACCGTCAGTCCGTGGTCCAGAACGGAGACGCGTGCGTCGTCGACGTCCCGGAGTCCGCCGTCGAGCCAGATCCTCACAGGGCTCTCCTTCCGCTCGTCGCCGTGGAGTACGGCACCTCGGGGTCGCGCATGTCCGACGCTACCTTGAGCAGCCCGGACGCCTTGAGTTCCGTCTCCGCCCACTCCGCTTCCGGGTCGGAACCCCAGGTGATCCCCGCGCCCGTGCCGAAACGCAGTACGGCGCCGGAAGTTCCGCGTTCGATCCAGAACGTGCGTATGCCGACCGCCAGCGTGCCGGTGCCCCGGTCGGCGTCGACCCAGCCGATTCCTCCGCAGTACGGGCCGCGCGGAGCGGTCTCCAGGGCGTCGATGATCCGCAGGGCGCTGAGCTTGGGGGCGCCGGTGACCGAGCCCGGTGGGAAGGTGTGCCGCAGCAGCTCGGGCCATCCGGCTCCGGGGGCGAGTTCGCCGCGCACCGTGGAGACGAGATGTACGAGTCCCGGGTGCGGCTCTACCTCGCACAGCGCGGGCACGGTGACCGTTCCGGGGGCGCAGACGCGGCCGAGGTCGTTGCGTACGAGGTCGACGATCATCACGTTCTCGGCGTGGTCCTTCTCCAGCAGGCCGTCGGCCGTGCGGGCCGTCCCCTTGATCGGGCCCGAGGTGACGGTGCTGCCGGAGCGCCGCAGATACAGCTCGGGGGATGCGGTGGCGACCTCGACGCCGTGGGCGGGGAGGCGGACGGCACCGGCGTACGGGGCGGGGTTGCCGCGTGCCAGCAGGGCCGAGAGGCCGGAGATGTCGGAGGCGGCGGGAGACGCGTCGGGCAGGGGCGCGGTCAGTACGCGGCAGAGGTTGGCCTGGTAGACGTCGCCTGCGGCGATGTGCTCGCGGATGCGCCGTACGCCGGCGGTGTAGGCGTCGCGGTCCATGGAGCTGGTCCACGCGGCGGGGCCGGGACCGCGCCAGCGGGCGGCGGCGAGCGGTGCCATGGGGATGCTTGGCCTGGTGTCCGACGTGCCTTTGGCGTCTGCGGGCCCTCGACGGTCCGCTGGGGCTCGTTGGTCTGCCGTCCCGCGTACGTCGCCGAAGCGGGCGCACAGCAGACGGCCCTCGAAGTCCGCCACCACCGCCCACCAGCCCGCGGACTCCAGCGCCGAGGGGTCGCTCGTGACGTCTCGCAGGTCGGTGGCGATCAGCGAGCCGAAGCGGGCGAACGGGGCGGGGGCGTACACATGACCGAGTCTATGTGCGGCCCGTGGGCGTCCACGGGCCGCCTCCGGTGCGGCCCGGGTACGCCTCGGCTACGGCTTCGGTCCTCGGGGAGGCCGCCTCGCGGCGCCGCGGTGCTGCTCGGCGGGCCGTACGGACGGTCACGCAGGGGAAACAGAATTTGAGCTGGCAGCGTTATCCGCTAGAGTTCAACTCGTCGCCGGGAAGCGCGAGCAGACCGGGACGACAACCTGCGGACGTGGCTCAGTTGGTAGAGCATCACCTTGCCAAGGTGAGGGTCGCGAGTTCGAATCTCGTCGTCCGCTCTGTGTGGGGGTCTCGTGACTCCCGCTCGGTGGAGTGGCCGAGAGGCGAGGCAACGGCCTGCAAAGCCGTCTACACGGGTTCAAATCCCGTCTCCACCTCCAAGGACGATTAGCTCAGCGGGAGAGCGCTTCCCTGACACGGAAGAGGTCACTGGTTCAATCCCAGTATCGTCCACGCAGGCCAGGGGCCGTTTCCCGAAGTGGGAAGCGGCCCCTGGCGTTTGCCGTGCCACACCAACTGTGCGGCTACGAGGCGGAGTCGGGCTCCGGTGCGGTTGTACGGGCGGGCGGGACCGTGAGCAAGGGGCGGTAGGTGGTGGCCTCTTCGGGTTCGCCGACGCGGTGGCCTTCGGCTTCGACCCAGGCGTGGGCGGCGAAGGGCGGTGTTCGTACTCCGGTGCGCCAGGTGGGCCACGTACCGCGCATGCGGCACAACAGCGCGGTGGCCAGGGAGCGTTGGAGGCAGAAGCGGCCGGAGCAGAGTGTGCTGACGGTGGTCACGTCCTCGCGGGCCCGCAGGGCGGTGGCGTAGTCGGCGGGCCGTGCCCCACGTCGTGCGGTGAGCAGGACGCTGCGGATGCGCTTGGGCGGCAGGCGGGCGAGGAGCAGGGCGGCGGTCACGGCGGCGCGGGCGGCGAGGCGGCGGCCGAACGGGAGGCGGCTCTCGGTGGTGTCGAGGATTTGGCTCATGCGGGGTCCACCACCAGTCCGGCGCGGGTGAGCTGGGTGAGCAGGGCCGTTACGTCGTCGCAGGCGCGTTGCCGGTCGACGGGGCGGGTGGCGGCGAGCCTGTCGGCGATCTGCCGGGGTGTGGCGCCGTCGACGAGGGCTTCGACGACGGCGGCGCCGGTGGCGTTGAGTTGCCAGTAGCGGCCGTCGCGTTCGTCGAGCAGGATCATGCCGTCCTCGGTGGCGGTGCAGGCGACGTCAGGATGCAGGTGCGTCAACAGGGTGCCCTTCCTTGGGGCGTCGGGCGGTGAGATGGGCGGGTACGGGGTGGGCGGCCAGGTCGCGCAGCCATCCCTCCGTGGCCAGGGTGTTCTCCAGGGCGGGGGCGCCGCCGGGCTGTAGGCCGGGGCTGAGGAGCGCCCGTCGCAGCGCCTCCTCGTCGGCGACTCCCGCGGTCACCAGATGTGAGGATGCGGCCCATTCGGCGAGGTGGGGACGGTGCGCTCTGAGGCCGTGGTGCCAGTCGGGCCCGCAGTGGTCCTTGGTGGTGCGCTCAAGGATGTGCGCGGGGACCAGGCCGTCCATGGCGGCGGCCAGCAGCGGCTTGTAGGACCAGGGGCTGCCCGCGTCCTCGGGGCGTACGGCCAGGCACGCGTCCATGACGGCGTCGTCGCAGAACGGGCTCTCCACGGGCAGCCCGTCCGACGCGCCGGCGTCTCTGAGGAGAGCGGCTGCTCGTCCGGCCTCTCTCATGTGGTGGATCCAGGCGTGGCGGCCGAAGTCGGCTGCCAGCGGCCGTACTTGGGCGGCGGCGGAGCGCAGCAGGGCAGCGAGCCGGTCTGCGGCCTGCCTGCCTGCCCAGGTGGGAAGGGCGGGGAGCGGTCCCCATGTTTCGGGTGCGGTCCGTGTCGTGGGATCTTCGCGGAGCCGGTCGGCTGCGGCGGTCAGCCAGGCGGGGTAGGTGCCGGGGCCCAGCAGCAGGCGGGCGGCGGCGGCCAGGGGCCAGCGGCTGTGTGCCTTGTGTCCGGCCGTGTGACGCAGAGCCGTCCGGGGGCTGCGGCGCAGCAGGGCGTGGACGTAGGACGCGGGGGGTGTGACGACATGGTCGCCGCCGTGTCCCGAGAGGCGCAGCGCCGCTCCCCGGGTGCGTAGCGCGTGGGCCGTGTGCTGCTGGCGGGCGCGGTCGCGCAGCACGGCCGTGGGCTCCTCCGCGGGCTCTCGTCGTTCGTTCAACCCGGTGAAGCAGGCGGGGAGTTCGGCGGAGGGGAAGACCAGGGGCTCCACGGCGGGAAGACGCTCCGCCGCACGACGGGCGTAGTGATGATCCTCGTTGCCCGGTGTGTCCCAGTGCAGGGTCGCGGTGACCAGACGGGCACCGGCCTCGGCTGCCAGGAAGCACAACGAGGTGGAGTCCATGCCGCCGGACAGGTCCGCGCCCAGGATCCGACCCGGCCGCGCCCGCACCGCGACCGCCTCGCGCAGAGCCTCGCGCAGGCGCAACGCCCCTTCTGCGAGGGGCAGTTCGGCAGGCGGCGGCTCCCACCACCAGGCCGTACGGCACGAACCGTCGGGCTCCAGGTGCAGGGCCTGGCCCGGGGTCACGGTGTCCACGCCGGGCCACATCGCGGCGTCGGCCAGGGGGTACGGCAGGCAGGGGAACGCGAGGTGGGCGGCGAGCCGGGCGGTGTCCGGTCCCCCGCCGGTGAGCCATGCCAGGGTGCGTGCCCGGTCCGCGCACACCGTCACCCCCTCCACCACCGCCCGGTGGAGGCGACGCGCCCCGGAGGCGCTACCGCGTACATATCCGCGGCCGTCCAGGGACGCGGCCACGTGGAAGCTTCCCCGCACACCGCGCAGCGCGGCCTCCAGGTCCGCGGCCGTACGCACCCGCTTGAGCCGGGATGCGAGGTCGGCGGCGGTCGCCGAGGACGTGCCCAAGACCGCCAGCTTCCGTACGCCGGCGGTGGCCACGACCGTCTCCTCCGCCGCCCAGGAGCCCAGCAGCCAGGGCCGTCCCGACGGATGAGAAACCCGGCTGACCGCGTGCTGTTGCAACCGTTCCGCCATGCCGGGCGGCAATTCCCGGTCCGGAAGCGCCACGAACCAGCCTGCCGACGAACCGCTCACCGCACGCTCAACTCCCCCACCACAAGCACGAGTTCGGGCGCCCCTTCGTTCGGCGGCGCGCTTGTACCGCTCAACGGACCCCCGAACAACACACCTTGCTCGGAGGGGAACGGGTGCCGATCCGCGCCGGGAGACGATCGGCCGCGCACCGGCACCCGCACATCACTCAACCGCCTACTGGGGCCACGAGACGCTCAGGCCCAGAACAGGACAGGGCCCTCCGGCCAGGTGCCGATCCTGCCCTGGGTGAGGTCGGCGAAGTCACCGGCCTCGACCATCAGCGGGGCCTCGTACACCTCGGCAGGCTCGATGTTCAGCGTCTGGCTTTCCATGGATCAACCTCCGTACATGGAGCGGACTTTCCGCCCCTTACGGAAAGTAGGACCCACTACGTACGAGGCACCAGGCATACCGGACGAAACCCCACGCACGCGCGATTCCGCCGTGAATAAGTCACACACACCACCCCGCCGAATCAGCCGTCAGTGGCTCCATTTCGGGCTTCCTACCTGCGCGAACGCGGGCGCAGGACGAGGTGTCGGACCCGGGGAGCGACCGCAGGAGCGTGGGCCGGGCGTGCTCCTCCTGGTGGCCGCGTCCACCTTCCACAGCGTCGCCGGAACCGGGAGCATCGGTGACGCAGAGCGTCTGCCCTGTGCGCGGCCTCAGTCCGCGCCCGACGACGTCCCCCGCAGCGTCTCTCTCGACCGCCGTTCCCCCGCGCTCAACACCCCCGGGCGACCGGGAATCCGGGACCCGGGGACCGGCCTACGGGTCCGCCGCCGAGTGATCGACTGCGTGAGCGACGTCGCGGACCGGGGCGGACGCCCGCGCTCTCCCGCGGATTTGTCTTGCAGGTCAGGGCGTGACAATATCTCTGTCGTTCCAACCCGCGCGGTTAGCTCAGCGGGAGAGCGCTTCCCTGACACGGAAGAGGTCACTGGTTCAATCCCAGTACCGCGCACATGCGAGTGCCCCGGCCGGACGGCCGGGGCACTTCTGTGTGGGGCGCAAGGGGAGCGAGCCGCGATGATGCGGTCGACTTCCCGGCGGGGCAGGACACATGAGCCCGGTGGGCCCGATGCGGTTCACGGCCCCGCATCGCTCACGACGAGAAGAGCATGTGCCCGAAGCCGCGCTTGTGGCCGTGGCCATGGTGACCGTGGTGGCCGTGGTGTGACGCGCCCCAGGCGGGGGCTGCGGGGTAGGACTGCGGCGCGTGGCCCTGCCCGTAAGGGGCGCCCGGAGGCGGTCCGGCGGGCTGCTGCCACTGGGATTCCAGGCGTGTGAGCGCCTCGAGTTCGCCGTAGTCGAGGAAGATCCCCCGGCAGCCGCCGCACTGCTCGATCTGGACACCGTTGCGGTTGAACGTCTGCATCGGCGCACCGCACTTGGGACACTGCATGGTCGAACTTCCTCTCCACGTCGGTGTTTCCACCGCTCGGCTACTGCGGATCCAGACTAAGGCCCGTTTCGTCCCGTTGTCCGGGGGCGGGGAGGCCCGCGATGCGGTGGCAGGCCTCGGCGCAGGCCGTCTCGGCCTCGTCGAGGGGGCGGCGGGCGCCGTGCGCCTTGGCCACCGCGAGCGCCGTCGTCTGTACGGTCAGCGCGCGTGCCGCGGCGTCGAGGCTGGGCGGCCAGGTGCCGGGGCCCCCGCTCAGAGAGCGCGCACCGGGAGTGGTCGCGTCTGCGGCGGATTCGTATGCGTGGAGGAAGCGTTGCCACGACTCCGCGGGCAGCAGGCCCGTCGCGAACCACGCGGCGGGGCGGGCGAGATCCCACGCCGGGTCGCCGAGGCCGAGGTCGTCGACGTCGATGAGCTGCCAGGCGCCGCCGTCGGCCGGGTGCCGGACCAACTGGCCCAGGTGGAAGTCTCCGTGGCACAGGGCGCTCACCGGCGAAGGCCGGTCGGTCGAGTGCTCGTTTCTGCACCAGGCGGGCAGCTTCGCCCAGGCTGCCTCTGCCGCCGTGGCAGCGGCCGTGAGGGCGGCCGGGGGCGCGGCGGGCGCGTCGCGGCGGGCCAGCGCGGCGCGCATCCGCTTCAGCGCGCGGGCGGCCTTCTGCGGTCCGCGCATCTGCGGGACCGTGCGCGGCAGTTCAGCGCCGAGAGCTTCCGTCGATACGGAGTGCAGGCGGGCGAGAAGCGTGCCTGCGGCCTCCCAGGGGGCCGACTCGGGGGCGTCCGGGTCCACGGGACGGCCGCGTGGCCAGAGGGTCGCGGGCCGCCCGCCGTACAGATGCGGCGGACGCATGTACGGCTCGTCGGCGGCCGTGCCGCCGGGGGTGAGCGGCGGCAGCAGTATGCCCGCGAGCAGCGGATGGGCGGCGATGCGCAGTCGTACCGTGAGTTCGTCCACGTCGGCCAGGTCGGCCACGTCACCCGGATCGTGCGAGCCGCCCGAGTCGGCCCTCTCCCCCAAGTCGCCCTGCGCGACAGGGGGATGGGCCTTGGCCACTACGCCGCCGAGGCCCACGACCGTGCCGTCGGGGCGGTCGGCGAGAACGACCGGGTCCGCTTCCGGCCCATGCCCGCCGGAATCCGGCGCGGGCGGTGACGCCTCTCGTGCGAGCGCGCACAGCCGGTCGGTGAGTGTGAGCGTCGTCCGCAACGTCCCCCCTCCCCGGCGACGGATACGGCCCGGCCGTGGGCGACCTGCCGTCCTCCCGGTTGATCGTACGCGGGCCGCGCACGCGCCCTCATGCGTGAGGTCAGGGATACGCGGGGCCCGGAATACGCGGGGCCCGGAATACGTGAGGTCCGGAATACGTGAGGTCCGGGCAGCTCCCCAGCTGCCCGGACCTCAATGCCGTCCGTCGCACCCCCGTCCCCACGGGGCTGATGGGCCGGGTTATCCCCGACTCGGGCCGCTCTCCCGAGCCTGGGGCACTTCAGTGCCCCAGCATTCCGGCCACGGACGACGCCTGTGCGGCCACCGCCTCCACCGCCCCGAAGGCGACGGCGAGTACGGCGGCCAGTGGCAGCACCATGGCGGCCGCCACGAGCGGATGCCGGCGGTCGCCGCCACGGGTGCCGAGGGCTGCGATCGCCGTCAGCCGTTCCCGAGTGCCGCGTGCCGTGCGTCCTGCCGTGTGAGCCATGGTCCGCTCCCGTCTGTCCCGGGGCGGCGGACGACTGACCTCGGGGGACGAGTGCTTCGCCCGCCGCTTGCAAGAAGACTAGGCGGGCCGCAAGGAGAGGACGTCATGCCCGCGTATCGACTGCGGGGCCTCCCCCAGGATGACGGCGGGGTCCGGCGGATACTCCCCAGGGTGGAGGCGGAGGTCGCCTGTTCCGGGGTCTTCCCCGAGGGGTCCCTTACGGGAGGACCGCACCGGCGGCTTCGCCGGTGCCCATCGTAGGGAAGAAGGGGCCTCGCGGGTGGCCGCGGGGATGTGCGGCGGGTGACATCGCTCACCGGCCGAGCACCGGACGGCCGCCGCTCGTTACTCCGATATCGGCTCAATTCCCG from Streptomyces marispadix includes:
- a CDS encoding CGNR zinc finger domain-containing protein; amino-acid sequence: MQINHDTRCALDDVVDLLNTAADGDRPDLLVSVADLGAYVERNSLSDVGELAEDDLGAVRAVRERFAEVFAAGDDRTAAGLVNALVAEAGTTPQLTDHDGYDWHVHYFAPGASVAHHLAADGGMALAFIIVSGERDRLRRCAAPDCRRAFVDLSRNRSRRYCDSRTCGNRLHVAAYRARQRESAEAAQG
- a CDS encoding DsbA family protein; the encoded protein is MDDAPSPLVLDYWCELQCPDCHRAQGDLDALRERYGERLEIRLRHFPLEKHKHAYAAAQAAEEAYAQGKGDAYAAAVLRRNEELAARGEELLLEVAREMGLDEGEFEGALIDGRHLLIVDADQAEGKAIGVRGTPTYVIGGQRLDGGKSQEGLRARIEEIADGLLGEGRS
- a CDS encoding GNAT family N-acetyltransferase: MTTTLRPTGPDQYDADGIRSRSYDICVNSRPVGLLRLTVDPQYGPLTGRVTRLVVEESERRRGRGAVASLAAEEVLRGWGCRRVEISVPAGAQAALGLAGGLGYQERSRSMVKELEEEPSLPAGSADRPMTEGEFPAWRESGQPRLRQSMTDRGLSADEAARRADESFDALLPEGASTRGAALRVLVHDGTDAGCVWVELERSPREDSDAYVYEIEVDEAQRGRGHGRTLMLVAEREALAAGARTLGLHVLTANTPAMRLYSSLGYRVAEHHFWKPLL
- a CDS encoding aminotransferase class IV; its protein translation is MRIWLDGGLRDVDDARVSVLDHGLTVGDGVFETVKTTDGTPFALTRHIERLATSARGLGLPEPDPDEVRRACAAVTEAEPVPLGRLRITYTGGPSPLGSDRGDVSPTLVVVLTEAPRRPDTTAVITVPWTRNERGALAGLKTTSYGENVMALARAHREGAGEALFANTVGRLCEGTGTNVFVVLDGELHTPPLESGCLAGITRALVAEWAGARETDLPMNVLEQAEEIFLTSSLRDVQAVHRVDDRLLPGAPGPVTLKAMKLFAERSAADPDPR
- a CDS encoding chorismate-binding protein — encoded protein: MYAPAPFARFGSLIATDLRDVTSDPSALESAGWWAVVADFEGRLLCARFGDVRGTADQRAPADRRGPADAKGTSDTRPSIPMAPLAAARWRGPGPAAWTSSMDRDAYTAGVRRIREHIAAGDVYQANLCRVLTAPLPDASPAASDISGLSALLARGNPAPYAGAVRLPAHGVEVATASPELYLRRSGSTVTSGPIKGTARTADGLLEKDHAENVMIVDLVRNDLGRVCAPGTVTVPALCEVEPHPGLVHLVSTVRGELAPGAGWPELLRHTFPPGSVTGAPKLSALRIIDALETAPRGPYCGGIGWVDADRGTGTLAVGIRTFWIERGTSGAVLRFGTGAGITWGSDPEAEWAETELKASGLLKVASDMRDPEVPYSTATSGRRAL
- a CDS encoding lasso peptide biosynthesis B2 protein, with the translated sequence MSQILDTTESRLPFGRRLAARAAVTAALLLARLPPKRIRSVLLTARRGARPADYATALRAREDVTTVSTLCSGRFCLQRSLATALLCRMRGTWPTWRTGVRTPPFAAHAWVEAEGHRVGEPEEATTYRPLLTVPPARTTAPEPDSAS
- a CDS encoding lasso peptide biosynthesis PqqD family chaperone; translation: MTHLHPDVACTATEDGMILLDERDGRYWQLNATGAAVVEALVDGATPRQIADRLAATRPVDRQRACDDVTALLTQLTRAGLVVDPA
- a CDS encoding asparagine synthase-related protein, which translates into the protein MSGSSAGWFVALPDRELPPGMAERLQQHAVSRVSHPSGRPWLLGSWAAEETVVATAGVRKLAVLGTSSATAADLASRLKRVRTAADLEAALRGVRGSFHVAASLDGRGYVRGSASGARRLHRAVVEGVTVCADRARTLAWLTGGGPDTARLAAHLAFPCLPYPLADAAMWPGVDTVTPGQALHLEPDGSCRTAWWWEPPPAELPLAEGALRLREALREAVAVRARPGRILGADLSGGMDSTSLCFLAAEAGARLVTATLHWDTPGNEDHHYARRAAERLPAVEPLVFPSAELPACFTGLNERREPAEEPTAVLRDRARQQHTAHALRTRGAALRLSGHGGDHVVTPPASYVHALLRRSPRTALRHTAGHKAHSRWPLAAAARLLLGPGTYPAWLTAAADRLREDPTTRTAPETWGPLPALPTWAGRQAADRLAALLRSAAAQVRPLAADFGRHAWIHHMREAGRAAALLRDAGASDGLPVESPFCDDAVMDACLAVRPEDAGSPWSYKPLLAAAMDGLVPAHILERTTKDHCGPDWHHGLRAHRPHLAEWAASSHLVTAGVADEEALRRALLSPGLQPGGAPALENTLATEGWLRDLAAHPVPAHLTARRPKEGHPVDAPAS
- a CDS encoding lasso RiPP family leader peptide-containing protein translates to MESQTLNIEPAEVYEAPLMVEAGDFADLTQGRIGTWPEGPVLFWA
- a CDS encoding TFIIB-type zinc ribbon-containing protein encodes the protein MQCPKCGAPMQTFNRNGVQIEQCGGCRGIFLDYGELEALTRLESQWQQPAGPPPGAPYGQGHAPQSYPAAPAWGASHHGHHGHHGHGHKRGFGHMLFSS
- a CDS encoding phosphotransferase family protein, with the translated sequence MRTTLTLTDRLCALAREASPPAPDSGGHGPEADPVVLADRPDGTVVGLGGVVAKAHPPVAQGDLGERADSGGSHDPGDVADLADVDELTVRLRIAAHPLLAGILLPPLTPGGTAADEPYMRPPHLYGGRPATLWPRGRPVDPDAPESAPWEAAGTLLARLHSVSTEALGAELPRTVPQMRGPQKAARALKRMRAALARRDAPAAPPAALTAAATAAEAAWAKLPAWCRNEHSTDRPSPVSALCHGDFHLGQLVRHPADGGAWQLIDVDDLGLGDPAWDLARPAAWFATGLLPAESWQRFLHAYESAADATTPGARSLSGGPGTWPPSLDAAARALTVQTTALAVAKAHGARRPLDEAETACAEACHRIAGLPAPGQRDETGLSLDPQ